From one Doryrhamphus excisus isolate RoL2022-K1 chromosome 9, RoL_Dexc_1.0, whole genome shotgun sequence genomic stretch:
- the hpxa gene encoding hemopexin — MCPPLVTFDPILLTMKLLANFLCVCLALALAHADHHEDHSDLPDRCHGLEMDAAAVNEDGVPYFFKGHFLFKGFDGKAEMSNETFPELDDDHHVGHVDAAFRMHYEDSPTDHDRMFFFLDNKVFSYHEHKLEDGYPKDISEVFPGIPDHLEAAVQCPKPECEEDSVIFFKGHDIYHYHVKSKAVDKKEFKTMPNCTSAFRYMGHYYCFHGHMFSKFDQKTGEIQGKYPKEASEFFAKCPKYGDDSDNVERERCSRVHLDAITSDDDGDFYAFRGNYFLHKYAGNHTLTADTIEHAFKEVHNDVDAVFSYHNHLYMIKGEQVFAYKVSDPHTLMEGFPKPIKEELGLDGPIDAAFVCEDHHIAHLIKGQHIYDVELDATPRVATNERPLSLFKKVEGAMCGPKGVNVIVGNHFYHFDSIMLFVAAKSLPDQHTVSIEMFECDH, encoded by the exons ATGTGCCCACCTTTGGTCACCTTTGATCCGATCCTGCTCACCATGAAGCTGCTCGctaacttcctgtgtgtgtgtctggcgtTAGCGCTGGCACATGCCGACCA TCATGAAGATCATTCAG ACCTTCCAGACCGATGCCACGGCCTGGAGATGGATGCTGCAGCGGTGAACGAGGACGGCGTACCCTACTTTTTCAAAG GTCACTTCTTGTTCAAGGGATTCGATGGCAAGGCAGAGATGTCCAACGAGACCTTCCCAGAGTTGGACGATGATCACCACGTGGGACACGTGGACGCCGCTTTCCGCATGCACTATGAGGACAGCCCCACTGATCACGACcgcatgttcttcttcttg GACAACAAAGTGTTCAGCTACCACGAGCACAAGCTGGAGGACGGATATCCCAAGGACATCTCCGAAGTGTTCCCAGGAATCCCTGACCACCTGGAAGCTGCCGTCCAGTGCCCAAAGCCAGAGTGCGAAGAAGATTCTGTCATCTTCTTTAAGG GACACGACATCTACCACTACCATGTGAAGAGCAAGGCTGTAGATAAGAAAGAGTTCAAGACCATGCCCAACTGCACGTCTGCTTTCCGCTATATGGGACACTACTACTGTTTCCATGGACACATGTTCTCCAAGTTTGACCAAAAGACCGGCGAGATCCAGGGCAAATACCCGAAGGAGGCAAGTGAATTCTTCGCTAAGTGCCCTAAGTATG GTGACGACAGTGATAACGTGGAGAGAGAACGCTGCAGTCGTGTCCACCTGGACGCCATTACTTCTGATGACGACGGGGACTTTTACGCCTTCAGAG GTAATTATTTCCTGCACAAATACGCGGGAAATCACACGCTGACAGCCGATACGATAGAACACGCCTTCAAGGAAGTTCACAACGATGTTGACGCCGTTTTCTCCTACCACAATCACCTCTACATGATAAAG GGTGAGCAAGTGTTTGCTTACAAAGTCAGCGATCCACACACCCTCATGGAGGGTTTCCCCAAACCCATAAAGGAGGAGCTGGGCCTGGATGGTCCCATTGACGCCGCCTTTGTCTGCGAGGACCATCACATTGCTCACCTCATCAAAG GTCAACACATCTATGACGTAGAGCTGGACGCTACTCCTCGTGTTGCAACCAACGAGCGACCGCTTTCGTTATTCAAGAAGGTGGAAGGCGCCATGTGCGGCCCCAAAGGCGTCAATGTCATCGTTGGGAACCACTTCTACCACTTTGACAGCATCATGCTGTTTGTGGCAGCCAAGTCCCTGCCAGACCAGCATACCGTGTCCATAGAGATGTTTGAATGTGACCACTGA
- the ankrd50l gene encoding ankyrin repeat domain-containing protein 50 — MSSSSLLRGRRFYCREWALDKLRRCLDARSVPGQPPGLLVMGGPGAGKTALCTEAVWPASEAGHAAGLASRCLAWHFCQREAQGSTTVWRFVLGLVDQLRASSLLPPEYCSHLEEPLAASSLDPLSCQKAPDDTFKRAVLDPLLALPPPAQTLMVLVDSMDVGYQGSRAGGRSRSIAELLAAHQHLLPSWLLLVCSVRRHNKTMCKMFSSFRKLCLDDLRRPDPVHDVQQYILCRLDNEGALRRQLTPDTADMLNLLHIKSSGCFLFLERVLDGVAAAVIGLREIRDIPGTLNGLYLWLCQRLFPRGLFGYVKPLLNVILAAPTPLTPQQMFMALWTHDNLLSVQEFQNKLGTLSPLLIDGPEGSKLLFHGSFAEWLTDVKYCTQKYLCSRAEGHSMLAMVLTLRAPLLDLEETVQLGAHLICSGHHQEDSSLLALWMIWAGVPALNSSSTLAMSLTQAPVVTQQRVFQLLKRSGLVSGADLPNADSSLGPHCAREETNNMQQELVNNCGLSANRLSSTDGQTLLATAALEGSANVVQFLLMRGADPLISDHHGQTALTLASRQGHISVLHVLLDWARVQDAATAVRMMEHVDNDGWTALRSAAWGGHSEAIRLLLDAGAEVDGCDAEGRTALRAAAWGGHEETVLTLLDYGAQVDKADCKGRTPLIAAAYMGHHEAVEVLLDHNAEVNLPDGDGRTALSVAALCVPTAAGVKGYCQVASLLLERGAEPGHRDHDGMTPLLLAAYEGHEDIVELLLDTGADVDETAGPDGAAPVAAAVTPLLAAAAMGHMKTVSRLLFWGAAVDAIDYEGRTALSLAAAQGNTEVVRALLDRGLDENHKDDLGWTPLHAAACEGHRAVCAALTQQGSMARVGEMDIEGRTPLILAAQEGHLSTVRLLLDRRSPIDHRAYDGHSALSAALLEGHSEVAELLMRRGADTDVRDAEGRPLLYLLVLEGRLDMATRLIEKGGVPMESRDSEGRTAVHVASWQGSVDMVDLLLKHGANPNAQDAEGRPPLHSVAWTGRLDIGRHLLGASSINIDLACRQGATALSIAAQEGHTNVVSMLLERGANPNHVDQYGRTPMKVARKRGHAHVVSLLERFGAKPCPGVLPRTCIVSNAKVNKTSSSNISGRNGAQAVNSSSSSPSSLGSTAERFHSTHSSQTSSTGCSMATTQTVPADSLSFIQQIQQHSLPRSRSRPSTLPPPGGSGAGSNRRPPKSSPPPTLCTVTAMVHNCECPPKVSSYGLDYQDRMNQQNLSQMTGAKTVNGAPAGFPAKIQYPHHKEAWDPPPKRNTLSPAHFSFSPVSPSRASPGDMLTMKTSDPQLNLKQAIKLQFEGPTSAAFYKRETPL, encoded by the exons ATGAGTAGCTCCAGCCTGCTACGGGGCCGCCGCTTTTACTGCCGGGAATGGGCCCTGGACAAGCTGCGGCGCTGCCTGGATGCCCGCTCTGTGCCGGGTCAGCCTCCGGGATTGCTGGTGATGGGGGGTCCCGGAGCCGGCAAGACCGCCCTGTGCACCGAGGCGGTGTGGCCCGCCTCTGAAGCTGGACATGCAGCCGGGCTGGCGTCACGATGCCTAGCCTGGCACTTTTGCCAGCGGGAGGCACAGGGGAGCACGACGGTGTGGCGGTTTGTGCTCGGCCTGGTGGACCAGCTGAGGGCATCATCACTGCTCCCGCCGGAATACTGCAGCCATCTGGAAGAGCCACTTGCGGCGTCCTCGCTGGACCCCCTCAGCTGCCAGAAAGCTCCTGATGACACCTTTAAGAG AGCAGTCCTGGACCCCCTGCTGGCCCTCCCCCCGCCCGCCCAGACCCTTATGGTGCTGGTGGACTCCATGGATGTGGGCTACCAGGGAAGCCGAGCAGGCGGGAGGAGCCGGTCCATCGCAGAGCTCCTGGCGGCCCATCAGCACCTACTGCCCAGCTGGCTTCTCTTAGTCTGCTCAGTGCGCCGCCACAACAAGACCATGTGCAAGATGTTTTCAA GTTTTCGTAAACTGTGCCTGGATGATCTACGGAGGCCCGACCCAGTCCACGACGTGCAGCAATACATCTTGTGCCGCTTGGACAATGAAGGGGCACTCCGCCGTCAGCTGACCCCGGACACGGCGGACATGTTGAATCTGCTTCACATCAAAAGCAGCGGCTGCTTCCTGTTCCTGGAGCGGGTACTGGATGGCGTGGCTGCAGCCGTCATAGGTCTCCGCGAGATCCGGGACATTCCAGGAACTCTGAACGGCCTCTACCTGTGGCTGTGCCAAAGACTCTTCCCCCGGGGGCTCTTTGGCTATGTCAAGCCCCTCCTAAATGTCATCCTGGCCGCCCCCACACCTCTCACGCCTCAGCAGATGTTCATGGCACTGTGGACCCACGACAACTTGCTCAGTGTCCAGGAGTTCCAGAACAAACTCGGAactctttcccctctcctcatTGACGGTCCGGAGGGCAGCAAATTACTTTTTCATGGCAGCTTTGCAGAGTGGCTGACGGATGTCAAGTACTGCACTCAAAAGTACCTTTGTAGCCGAGCTGAGGGTCACAGCATGCTCGCCATGGTTCTGACGCTTCGGGCACCCCTGCTGGACTTGGAGGAAACCGTCCAGCTCGGGGCGCATTTAATTTGCTCCGGTCACCATCAGGAGGACTCCTCCCTTCTGGCACTTTGGATGATCTGGGCTGGCGTGCCGGCTTTGAACAGCAGCAGCACCCTCGCCATGTCATTAACTCAAGCACCAGTTGTGACGCAGCAGAGAGTCTTTCAACTTCTGAAGAGGAGTGGACTGGTGTCAGGAGCCGATCTACCTAATGCGGATTCTAGTCTGGGACCGCATTGTGCGCGTGAAGAAACAAACAATATGCAGCAAGAACTTGTGAATAACTGTGGGTTGTCTGCGAACCGACTCAGTTCTACAGACGGACAGACCTTGCTTGCGACCGCGGCCCTCGAGGGTTCCGCAAATGTAGTCCAATTTCTGCTGATGCGTGGAGCTGATCCTCTCATCAGCGACCACCATGGTCAAACAGCGCTGACGTTAGCCTCCAGGCAGGGTCACATTAGCGTACTACATGTACTGCTGGATTGGGCACGAGTCCAGGATGCTGCCACCGCTGTGAGAATGATGGAGCACGTGGACAATGACGGCTGGACAGCGTTGCGGTCCGCGGCCTGGGGAGGACACAGTGAGGCCATCAGGCTTCTGCTCGATGCGGGCGCAGAAGTGGACGGCTGTGATGCAGAAGGCCGCACCGCCCTCAGGGCTGCAGCCTGGGGGGGGCACGAAGAGACAGTTCTCACCCTGCTAGACTACGGGGCACAGGTGGACAAGGCTGACTGCAAAGGCCGAACTCCCCTGATCGCCGCTGCCTACATGGGACACCATGAGGCGGTGGAGGTGTTGCTGGACCACAACGCAGAAGTCAATTTGCCTGACGGAGACGGGCGCACCGCTCTGTCAGTCGCTGCCCTCTGTGTCCCGACAGCAGCAGGGGTCAAAGGTTACTGCCAGGTAGCAAGTCTCTTACTGGAACGTGGAGCCGAACCCGGACACAGAGATCACGATGGAATGACTCCACTGCTCCTCGCGGCCTACGAGGGCCATGAGGACATAGTAGAGCTCCTGCTGGACACTGGAGCAGACGTGGATGAGACCGCAGGCCCTGATGGTGCTGCCCCTGTGGCAGCGGCCGTGACCCCACTGCTGGCAGCTGCAGCGATGGGCCACATGAAGACGGTATCTCGGCTCCTATTTTGGGGCGCAGCCGTGGATGCCATCGATTATGAAGGCAGAACCGCCCTCAGCCTGGCAGCGGCGCAAGGAAACACAGAAGTTGTACGAGCCCTCCTCGACCGAGGCCTCGATGAAAACCACAAGGATGACTTGGGCTGGACGCCACTCCACGCCGCAGCCTGTGAAGGCCATCGAGCTGTGTGTGCTGCGCTAACTCAGCAAGGCAGCATGGCACGAGTTGGCGAGATGGACATCGAAGGCCGCACGCCGCTTATTCTGGCGGCTCAGGAAGGACACCTGAGTACGGTGAGATTGTTGCTGGACAGACGCTCGCCCATCGACCACAGGGCCTACGATGGACATTCTGCTTTGAGCGCCGCCCTCCTGGAGGGTCACTCTGAGGTGGCTGAGCTGCTAATGCGGCGAGGAGCTGACACTGATGTCCGTGATGCAGAAGGACGACCTCTACTGTACCTCCTGGTCTTGGAAGGTCGGCTTGACATGGCGACTCGACTCATCGAGAAAGGCGGGGTGCCTATGGAATCTCGAGACTCAGAGGGCCGCACAGCCGTGCACGTGGCCTCCTGGCAGGGAAGTGTGGACATGGTGGACTTGCTCCTGAAGCACGGGGCCAACCCCAATGCACAAGATGCAGAGGGGAGGCCGCCATTGCATTCTGTGGCCTGGACAGGACGCCTGGATATCGGGCGCCATCTTCTTGGAGCAAGTAGCATCAACATAGATCTCGCTTGCCGCCAGGGAGCGACAGCTCTGAGCATCGCAGCCCAGGAAGGACACACTAATGTCGTCTCAATGCTCCTGGAGCGAGGTGCGAACCCCAATCATGTAGACCAATATGGTCGCACTCCCATGAAAGTGGCAAGGAAGCGTGGACATGCGCATGTGGTCTCCCTCTTAGAGCGCTTTGGAGCCAAACCATGTCCAGGTGTGCTGCCCAGAACCTGCATCGTCTCTAACGCCAAGGTCAACAAGACATCCTCCTCAAACATTTCAGGCCGTAATGGAGCTCAAGCTGTgaactcctcatcctcctcgccGTCTTCTCTAGGTTCCACCGCAGAGCGATTCCACTCCACTCACAGCTCACAGACATCCTCAACCGGATGCTCCATGGCCACCACGCAAACAGTCCCGGCCGACAGTCTCAGCTTTATCCAGCAAATCCAGCAGCATTCATTGCCCCGCAGCCGCAGCCGACCCTCTACACTCCCCCCACCAGGGGGCTCAGGTGCGGGCAGCAACCGGAGGCCTCCCAAAAgcagccccccaccaaccctcTGCACCGTGACCGCCATGGTCCACAACTGTGAGTGTCCTCCAAAGGTCTCATCATATGGACTGGACTATCAGGACAGAATGAACCAGCAGAACCTAAGCCAAATGACTGGTGCTAAAACTGTAAACGGTGCCCCTGCTGGATTCCCAGCCAAGATCCAGTACCCCCATCACAAAGAGGCTTGGGATCCTCCACCCAAACGAAACACTCTGTCACCTGCTCACTTTAGCTTTAGCCCAGTGTCGCCCTCTCGTGCCTCGCCAGGGGACATGCTCACAATGAAAACTTCAGACCCCCAGCTGAACCTCAAACAGGCCATTAAGCTGCAGTTTGAGGGTCCCACCAGCGCAGCCTTTTACAAGAGAGAAACCCCCTTGTGA